The following are from one region of the Nicotiana tomentosiformis chromosome 7, ASM39032v3, whole genome shotgun sequence genome:
- the LOC104117790 gene encoding basic leucine zipper 61-like — translation MAQLPPKVPTMAHNWPFQTMPPLHNNNNNNNSWVDDFLDFSSARRNSHRRSVSDPIAFVEAAPFLQQCHGGANSNIGFDKLDDEQLTTMFSDDSGGTAAFAVPTAPSSNPSSTNPSTPSDQISENEDQKLVPPLDVNQVIQPKNEPGEVDSFCDTQPLPAPANDSSDNNPIVDPKRIKRILANRQSAQRSRVRKLQYISELERSVTSLQTEVSALSPRVAFLDHQRLLLNVDNSALRQRIAALAQDKIFKDAHQEALKKEIERLRQIYHEQNMKKMGINGTADAPPSAAEPLSTFNKMSCTEEA, via the exons ATGGCTCAACTACCACCAAAAGTTCCTACAATGGCACACAATTGGCCTTTTCAAACTATGCCCCCAttgcataataataataataataataattcttgGGTTGATGATTTTCTTGATTTCTCATCAGCCAGGAGAAATTCTCACCGGAGATCAGTGAGCGATCCGATTGCGTTTGTGGAGGCCGCTCCGTTTCTGCAGCAATGCCACGGCGGCGCTAATTCTAATATTGGGTTTGATAAGTTGGATGATGAACAACTTACAACTATGTTTTCAGATGATAGCGGCGGTACTGCTGCATTTGCTGTTCCTACAGCGCCGTCTTCTAATCCGTCTAGTACGAATCCTTCTACACCGTCTGATCAAATCAGCGAAAATGAAGATCAGAAGTTGGTCCCACCGCTCGACGTTAACCAAGTAATTCAGCCGAAGAATGAACCTGGAGAAGTTGATAGTTTTTGTGATACTCAACCACTACCAGCTCCTGCTAATGATTCTTCAGATAACAATCCTATCGTGGATCCAAAGAGGATTAAGAG AATTTTAGCTAACAGGCAATCAGCTCAGAGATCAAGAGTTAGAAAGCTACAGTACATTTCAGAACTGGAAAGAAGTGTAACCAGTCTTCAA ACTGAAGTATCAGCATTGTCACCAAGAGTTGCTTTTTTAGACCATCAAAGGCTGCTTCTGAACGTTGATAATAGTGCACTCAGGCAACGAATTGCAGCTTTGGCTCAAGATAAGATTTTTAAAGATG CACATCAAGAAGCACTGAAGAAGGAAATTGAGAGATTAAGACAGATTTATCATGAAcagaatatgaagaaaatgggcaTAAACGGAACCGCCGATGCACCACCGTCAGCGGCGGAGCCACTATCCACATTTAACAAGATGAGTTGCACGGAAGAAGCGTAA